A window from Cydia pomonella isolate Wapato2018A chromosome 8, ilCydPomo1, whole genome shotgun sequence encodes these proteins:
- the LOC133520414 gene encoding retinol dehydrogenase 13-like, which yields MYYLIIAAIAVLVFTYKIYQKLTCAICRSSAHMVGKVVIVTGGNSGIGLETAKNLAERGARVILACRSARRALAAKEEIIKLSGNTDVHYVPLDLSSFRSVKEFSEHIQKTEKRIDVLINNAGAGGLGNYKTEDGLHVGMQVNYFGPFLLTCLLLPKLKASAPSRIINLSSIIHKYGLMDFDNLNMEKYWSDYLVYANSKLYTNLMTLELSERLRGTEVTVNAVHPGIAATNIFRNIPIAIVRTVVEKGIGFMFQSPVEASQTVIHLAVSPEVSGVSGRYFSNCQQKQPSKISQDLDIAKKLWTHSARLVKYSETD from the coding sequence atgtactatttaataatagCCGCTATTGCGGTTCTAGTGTtcacttataaaatatatcagaAACTTACATGTGCAATTTGCCGGTCGAGCGCTCACATGGTCGGCAAGGTAGTGATTGTGACGGGTGGGAATAGTGGTATAGGATTAGAGACGGCGAAAAATTTAGCAGAGAGAGGAGCGCGAGTGATCCTCGCGTGTCGAAGTGCTCGCCGTGCCCTGGCTGCCAAAGAAGAAATCATCAAATTATCCGGGAATACCGACGTGCACTACGTACCGTTAGATTTGTCATCCTTTCGCTCTGTAAAGGAATTTAGTGAGCACATACAAAAGACGGAGAAACGTATCGACGTTCTGATTAACAATGCGGGCGCCGGGGGACTCGGTAACTACAAAACCGAAGACGGTCTCCACGTCGGCATGCAAGTCAATTATTTTGGACCTTTTCTCCTGACCTGCTTGTTACTACCGAAGCTGAAAGCCTCAGCGCCGAGTCGAATCATAAATCTATCTTCCATTATTCACAAGTACGGCTTAATGGATTTCGATAACCTTAACATGGAAAAATACTGGAGTGATTACCTGGTGTATGCGAATAGTAAATTGTATACTAATTTGATGACGTTGGAGTTGAGCGAGAGGCTGCGAGGCACCGAAGTGACCGTGAACGCCGTGCACCCGGGTATCGCAGCGACGAATATATTTCGAAATATACCGATTGCGATCGTGCGTACTGTGGTCGAGAAGGGAATAGGGTTTATGTTCCAGAGTCCGGTGGAAGCGTCGCAAACCGTTATCCACCTGGCGGTGTCGCCCGAGGTGAGCGGGGTCAGTGGCCGCTATTTCAGTAACTGTCAACAGAAACAACCGTCTAAGATTTCACAGGATCTAGATATTGCGAAGAAACTTTGGACACATTCCGCAAGATTAGTCAAATATTCTGAGACAGACTGA